The genomic window TTGATGCTTTTAACCTTTACATCTGTAATGCTTGGCTTTTGCAGTGTAGGATTAGTAATGTTTTGCGGCATAACGCTCACAGATACTGCCGTTGCTTTATTCCACTCAGCGCTTTTTATGTTTCTTTTTGAAACGGAATCTACTTTCACCGAACTGATAGTCAATCCGGTTTGGGCATTTGAAATAATTATTGTGCCGGCAAAAATTAAAAGAAGACAATTTTTTATTTTCATATCTGCTATTTTAAATGTTTCTTACTTTATTTTTCTGATTAGTTAAAATTTATAACCTACACCCACACTAATTATCCATATATTTTTTTTAGAGGCGGGGCTTGCCAAATAATACATTGGCAGAGCCAGCGCAAATTTTTTGTAGTTTAATTGAAAACCTGTGCCAAGCGTAGGACTGACCGTTAACTCATTATTGATTTCAACAAAGCGCAAAGAAGGAAACATTCCATAGGATATTCCACACTTACCATAATCCAGCCGGACAGCAGGACCACCAAAATTCAGAAATCCTGAAAACATTTCGGTGCCACTATGTTTGTGTGTGCTGATTATTATAGATCCAACGGTTTTGTAAGAAACTTTTGGAGATTCTTTCTTAGGAGTTTCCTGTGCAAATGATAGTTGTGTTAAGAAACATAAAAGGCAATAAAAAAATATTGTTTTCATAGTTGTAATTTTTTTAAGGTGTATTATGTCTGAATGTCCCGTGTTTTTCATCGTTATATGGTCTTACATAAACCGGCTCGGTGAATGGTACTTTCGTTAACACTTCGCCCTGTTCATTGTATCCCACAGTATAATCTCCTTCCACTTTGTAGTGATGAATTGTTTTTGGAGAATTTCCAAAGAGCAAAAATGCACCCAGCGCTTCTTTATCGTTTTTAACATCCTTGTAAGCTTTGATTGCATGCTCTACACCGGGTCCAAACATCTGGTTCAAAAAATCTGCCGGCACATGAATCGGTGGAACATAATACACATTTGGTTCAGTACCATGCTGGGGATAAAGAGGCAATGCAATTTTTTTGATATGAACAAGCTGATCAATCGGATTGTCCGCTTTTGCTTCTCCCTGTTTACTTAAAAAACCCTGCATTCTTATTTTGCCAATACAGGTCTGCACACATCTTGGTTGTTCTCCTTGTTCCACCAAAGGATAACAGCCGATACATTTTTCTGAAACACGGGTTACCATGTTGAAAAAAGTTTTCTTATACGGACACGCCTTCACACATTCTTTATATCCTCTGCAACGGGATTCATCAATCAGCACAATTCCGTCTTCCGGTCTTTTGTAAATCGCTTTTCGCGGGCATGCAGCAAGACAAGCAGGATAGGTACAATGATTGCAAATGCGAGCCAGATAAAACATCCATGTATCATGAATTCCGCTGAAGAAGGCTCCTTTGTTTACATTGGCAGAACATTCATCTTCACCCATATTCGGAAAAGCATAATCACGCTCTTCGGGTCTCCAACCTTTTACATTTTCTCCAACAGCAGTTTCGAAAATCGTTTTTCCTTTAAATGTTTTAGTGGCTTTATCCCAGGACTGATCTCCCATTTCTTTGAGTGTATTCACATCCCATTTCAAAGGGTAACCTCCGTATGGCTTTGTTTCAACATTATTATAAAACATGGTTTCCTGACCTTTGCCCGATGTCCACGTAGTTTTGCAGGCAACTGTGCATGTTTGGCATGCAATACATTTATTAGTGTCGAATATGTAGGCAATTTGTTTTTTCGGACGATTGTCATCATAGGGATATTGCATCTCCCTGTTTAGTTGCCAGTTTTTTACTTGTGACATAGTTTTGTATTTAATATTCTTTTATGTTCTCTCGTGTTTATTTTGCTTTTGGCGTCTGAACCGGTGGAGCTGAACTTTTTATTTTTGTAAAACCACCCTTCATGAATTTTTTAAAGTCTTCACTTTCATAAGTAGGGCGCACTTGTTTTTTTGCACCTTCCCATAAACCTATTCCATCAAGTCCGCCTTTTTCTGCAAAAGTTATTTTAACAAAGGATTCTCTAGGAGCACCTGTGGCTCCATGAACATCCAGCTCAAATCCTTTTCCAATCATTTGCCCGAAGTTATTTTTACGCACTAATGAATCGGTAAGCAGTGTTGGTTTCAGCCAAGCTCTTGTGCAGCTTTGGTGAGATCCTCTTCGGAACAATGATTGGTATCCGGTCTTTTCATTTTTTGCTTGTCCGGTCGGATTGTTTTTTGAACCCGCAATAGAACCGTAAGTAGAACCATACGCGTTATGCCACATTCTCAGAACTCCACGGGGAGTTCCGGGATAATATCGTGCGCGACACAATAAGCGGGAAAGTTCATAGGCGTCCGTATTTTTTTTCTGTTGCCATCCACGGAAAGGACGATCCTCAGGATCGGCATCCATCCAGACATAATCCCCGTCTTCTACACCAAGCGCTTTTCCATCGTTTGGATTAATGTCCACATATAATTCAGTAACAAATGGTTTGCGTTTATCTGCTCGGTGCATGTCGCCAAACGGACCGAACCAAACAGCAACGATATCTGTATCCACTGGTGTGGTATGCGCACCATGACGGTATTTGGGTGTGTGGAAAATAAATTTATAATCCTTATCGGCTGTAGTTAATGGGTGATTAGTTAGTTTCTCTTCGCTCCATGGTTTAACAACATTTCTTCCCTGACGGACATCACCCGACATATTCTCTCTTGAAACACCGTAGCTCTCGGGTGATGAAGGTTTGATAGAGGGATGGGGATTCGAAACAATAACATTGGGTTCATGGAATGTAGAATCAATCGGCTCTCTGTGTACAGGTAAATTTTCACCGGCAGCTAAGAATTCCGGTTCATCTCTGTAAAATTCCAAACGTCCGGTTTTGGTGTACCATTGTTTGCTTTCTTCCACCTGTTCATACCCTATGAATTTGGGATACGTTCTTGACATTAACAAAGAAGGAATTCCTTGTTTGGCTTTTGCCTCAACTTCCAATACGTTGTACCCTTTTGTTGCAGGACTTGCATCAAATACCCTTTGTAAATACACTTCAGGTTTCCCTTCGTTTGAAAATTTAAAATAATCATTGAAACGATTGTCGCCTGTAAGGTTAGCCATTGCTTTAGCAATCCCCGCAATTGCTTCCAGATCACCTTTTGTATCATAAATTCTTGGTAAGGGAGTTCTGGGATAAATGTATAAGAATGGGTTTGTTACTGACATCGTAGCATCCGGTGATTTAAATTCTCCCCATGAATCAACAGCAAAAACAATATCGGCATATTCACAAGATCCTGTCCACCACCAATCAAACACACCAATGAATTCTACTTTTGGATACGCATTTACAACTGCCTCGTAATGTCCTTTATTATTAGCCAGCAGTGAATTACCATTGGAAACCATTACCGATTTTGTGGGTGTTGGCATGTGTGTGTTTCCTGTCAGCACTTTATCGCCCACTTTCAGCATGCGATCGCTGTTGTTAAAAAAGTGTGCCGATTCGTATGAAAAATATTTTTTAACCTCGGCCGGTTTTCCTTCTTCCATTTGAATATTGAAAGGATTTTCCAGAATATAAGCAGGTAACCCGCTAAAGAATGCCGCACGATAATTTCCTGCATAGCTTCCTACATTTCCGCCAACTCTACCAATGTTTTTTGTAAGAGAAGCAAGCATCAGAACTGTTCTGTCTTTTAAATCATTATTAAAAAATTGATTAGGTCCCATGCCCATTGCAAATAATGTTTTGCCGGAATGTTTTGCAATGTCTCTTGCGATTTTTTTAATTCCTTCGACAGGAGCCCATGTTAAATCAGAAACAATTTCAGGAGAATAATTTTCATTTACATACTGTTTGATCAAATCGAAAACAGTACGTACTTCCACTTCTTTTCCATCGGCTAAGGTTACTTTGTATTTCCCTTCCAATGCCGGGAAAATTCCTCTGTCGTTCATCTTTTTACCATAATCATCGCGTCCAATTGGCGTAACAGCATTTAATTTTTCATCCCATATCATAAAATCTCCCCAGTCTTTTCTGTCTTTTTCGGAAACGAATGCCCCACCTTGCTTCGCCATTGGAGTTTGTTTTTCATCCGCTTTTATCACATGGATGTAATCAACAATATCTTTATTTTGATATTCTTTAATTACCTCCGTTGGTTTTAAAAATTGATTGGTGTCCATTCTAACTAAGAATGGCATATCGGTAAATTTCTTTACGTATTCTGCATCAAATAATTTTTCATTGATGATCACATTTGTAAATCCAAGTGCTAATGCAGGAGTAACTCCGGGACGAACGATCAATACATTGTCTGCTTTATTTGCGGTGGCGCTGTATTCACACGCAATCACGGTAACTTTTGCACCTTTCATTCTTGCTTCAGTTAGCCAATGCGCATCCGGCATTTTTGTTGTGATCCAGTTCATTCCCCAAACAATAATATTGTCGGAATGCTCCACACAAACTAAATCGTAGTCTACTGTCTGTTGTCCGGTAACCATGGGGTGACCCGGAGGCAAATCAGTATGCCAGGCATAACTATCCCAGGCCCTTGCACCTTTTGCTTCATCTGCGCTGCAATTATTTATTTTCGCATCAAGCAATGCCAGTGAATTCGCAAAACGATTCATCCCGAAAATCCGTGTAACACCCAAAGCAGCCATTCCACCTCTGTGCTTCAGTACCTGAACCCCCTTTCCATGAGTTGCTTCAACCATTTCTTTTGCATATCCCTGCTCTTCTAAATACTTCTTTCCTTTTTCTCCATTATAAGTAGTAGCTATATTTTGTAAAGCTTTTGCTGCATATTCCGATGCTTCTTCCCATGTAATTTTTATAAATGCTTCCTTGCCTCTTCCTTCAAAATATTTTTTCGGGGCCGCACCATTACTCTCACGAGGGAAACCGTCTTTTATCCATTGCAAAAATCCTTCACGAACAACAGGAGATTTAGCTCTTCTGTCACCGTAAAATCTTCTATGCAATGCCAATCCTTTTTGGCAGCAACGTGGCTCCCACCTTGCCGATGCTACGTTGCCTTGTAGGTCTTCTGCTTTTGAAAATCCATAGCTTGGAGCAATACGAACGATGGTATCGTTCTTAACATGTGCTTTTAGCAAACAATTATGTGTGTCATTTGGAGCACACAGAAAAGTAAATTCACTTTCATGTTTCCACATATCACGATATGTTTTTTCCCAATCGCGGTTAGGATATGCTGCAAGCGGATTATTTATATCCATCGGATCGAAAAAAGCAAATGCCTTACTGAATCCTTCCAAGGGTAATTGGGAGAGCGCAATAGTGCCCAAACTTGAAAGAGCGGTGCTTCGTAGAAATTTTCTTCTTGATATGTCCATAATTATTGTGGATTTACTTTACTGATTTTGTACTTGCAGTTGATGTGCCTGCAGAGCTTTCTTTTTTAATGAAAGCAAGAATGGATTTAATATCAGCATCTGAAAGCTGAGTAAAATCCGGCATTGGAATATTGTTGTACTCTTTAAATAATGCAACGGCCGTGGCATCTCCGGATTTGACAAGTGTTTGCGAGGATTTTATCCATTTTATTAAACGAGGTTCAGGATATTTTGCATGAACACCTTTCAGGTCAGGACCTACTATTCGTCCCTTTCCAACGGTGTGGCAAGCCGTGCAGTTAGCAGCGAATAATGTCTGCCCTGTGGCAGCAGAGGGTGCCTGTGAAAATAATTTTAAAGAACAGACGGAAAGGAGCGCGATGATAAATGTTGATTTCATAGTATAGGATTTTTGGTTGATGTGGTTTTAAATTCGACACAAATATGTTGCGATAAATTATCATAGACAATGATTTATCTCAATATTATTTATGTTTTGCGTCATAATTTTCATAGAAATTTATTCTCCTCCTTTTGAAAAAAAACTGACGAAAGATTTTGTTTAGAAAGGGAACCTGCTTCGAATACAAATCATTCATATTATATATGTCAATAACATCACTGAAATATGACCATCGTCATAGAATGCAGTTATCCCCCCTTCTACATTTGAGAGTTAATTTTATGGCATGAAATCCACAATGAAAATCATGGATGGCAACGAGGCGGCCGCTTACGTTGCTTACAGAACCAGTGAAGTTTGTGCTATCTATCCTATCACTCCTTCTTCAACTATGGGAGAATTTTGCGATGAATGGTCGGCTGCGGGAAAGAAAAATATTTTTGGTGAAGTTCCGCGAGTGATGGAAATGCAAAGTGAGGCGGGTGCTGCGGGCGCTATTCACGGAGTTTTGCAAGGAGGCGCGCTTGCCTCCACGTTCACTTGTTCGCAAGGTTTGTTGCTGATGATTCCGAACATGTACAAAATTGCCGGTGAGTTAACGCCTACCGTTTTTCATATTGCTGCACGAACACTTGCTACACATGCCCTTTCCATTTTTGGTGATCATTCCGATGTGATGTCTGTTCGCCAGACAGGATGGGGAATGTTATTTGGTCGCAATGCGCAGGAAGCGATGGATATGGCGATGATTGCGCAGGCAGCTACACTTCGTTCCAAAGTTCCGTTCCTGAATATATTCGATGGATTCCGCACTTCGCATGAGCTTATGAAAGTGGATGTGATCACGGATGATATTATTTTAAAAATGATTGACGAAGGCGATCTTCTCATGCATCGCAGCCGTGCCATGTCTACAGAAAAACCTTCAATCCGTGGCACTGCGCAAAATCCGGATGTGTTCTTTCAGGGAAGAGAAGCATCCAATAAATATTATTTAAATGTTCCCATCGCTGTGAATGACGCGATGAAACGTTTTGCTGAACTAACAGGAAGATCATATAAACTTTATGAATACGTTGGGCATGCAAATCCTGACCGCATCATTGTGATTATGGGTTCGGGTTCAAATACCGTTCACGAAATGGTGGATCATTTGAACGCGAATGGAGAAAAAGTCGGATACGTTTATGTGCGTTTGTTCCGCCCGCTGGATGTGAAAGCATTTGTAAATGCAATTCCAAAATCAGTAAAGAAGATTGCGGTTCTTGATCGCTGCAAAGAGCCCGGAAGCATTGGAGAGCCGCTTTATCTGGATGTAGTTTCTGCAATTGCTGAAAGCCTTGCCTCACCCCAGCCCTCTCCAA from Bacteroidota bacterium includes these protein-coding regions:
- a CDS encoding dehydrogenase; translation: MSQVKNWQLNREMQYPYDDNRPKKQIAYIFDTNKCIACQTCTVACKTTWTSGKGQETMFYNNVETKPYGGYPLKWDVNTLKEMGDQSWDKATKTFKGKTIFETAVGENVKGWRPEERDYAFPNMGEDECSANVNKGAFFSGIHDTWMFYLARICNHCTYPACLAACPRKAIYKRPEDGIVLIDESRCRGYKECVKACPYKKTFFNMVTRVSEKCIGCYPLVEQGEQPRCVQTCIGKIRMQGFLSKQGEAKADNPIDQLVHIKKIALPLYPQHGTEPNVYYVPPIHVPADFLNQMFGPGVEHAIKAYKDVKNDKEALGAFLLFGNSPKTIHHYKVEGDYTVGYNEQGEVLTKVPFTEPVYVRPYNDEKHGTFRHNTP
- a CDS encoding molybdopterin-dependent oxidoreductase, whose translation is MDISRRKFLRSTALSSLGTIALSQLPLEGFSKAFAFFDPMDINNPLAAYPNRDWEKTYRDMWKHESEFTFLCAPNDTHNCLLKAHVKNDTIVRIAPSYGFSKAEDLQGNVASARWEPRCCQKGLALHRRFYGDRRAKSPVVREGFLQWIKDGFPRESNGAAPKKYFEGRGKEAFIKITWEEASEYAAKALQNIATTYNGEKGKKYLEEQGYAKEMVEATHGKGVQVLKHRGGMAALGVTRIFGMNRFANSLALLDAKINNCSADEAKGARAWDSYAWHTDLPPGHPMVTGQQTVDYDLVCVEHSDNIIVWGMNWITTKMPDAHWLTEARMKGAKVTVIACEYSATANKADNVLIVRPGVTPALALGFTNVIINEKLFDAEYVKKFTDMPFLVRMDTNQFLKPTEVIKEYQNKDIVDYIHVIKADEKQTPMAKQGGAFVSEKDRKDWGDFMIWDEKLNAVTPIGRDDYGKKMNDRGIFPALEGKYKVTLADGKEVEVRTVFDLIKQYVNENYSPEIVSDLTWAPVEGIKKIARDIAKHSGKTLFAMGMGPNQFFNNDLKDRTVLMLASLTKNIGRVGGNVGSYAGNYRAAFFSGLPAYILENPFNIQMEEGKPAEVKKYFSYESAHFFNNSDRMLKVGDKVLTGNTHMPTPTKSVMVSNGNSLLANNKGHYEAVVNAYPKVEFIGVFDWWWTGSCEYADIVFAVDSWGEFKSPDATMSVTNPFLYIYPRTPLPRIYDTKGDLEAIAGIAKAMANLTGDNRFNDYFKFSNEGKPEVYLQRVFDASPATKGYNVLEVEAKAKQGIPSLLMSRTYPKFIGYEQVEESKQWYTKTGRLEFYRDEPEFLAAGENLPVHREPIDSTFHEPNVIVSNPHPSIKPSSPESYGVSRENMSGDVRQGRNVVKPWSEEKLTNHPLTTADKDYKFIFHTPKYRHGAHTTPVDTDIVAVWFGPFGDMHRADKRKPFVTELYVDINPNDGKALGVEDGDYVWMDADPEDRPFRGWQQKKNTDAYELSRLLCRARYYPGTPRGVLRMWHNAYGSTYGSIAGSKNNPTGQAKNEKTGYQSLFRRGSHQSCTRAWLKPTLLTDSLVRKNNFGQMIGKGFELDVHGATGAPRESFVKITFAEKGGLDGIGLWEGAKKQVRPTYESEDFKKFMKGGFTKIKSSAPPVQTPKAK
- a CDS encoding cytochrome c, encoding MKSTFIIALLSVCSLKLFSQAPSAATGQTLFAANCTACHTVGKGRIVGPDLKGVHAKYPEPRLIKWIKSSQTLVKSGDATAVALFKEYNNIPMPDFTQLSDADIKSILAFIKKESSAGTSTASTKSVK